GTGGCCAAAGAATCCTACCTATCTCACCGATCAGCATAACTATCTGCTCACCCTGTTCTATGGGGCAGTAGTTGCAGTATTGCGAAAGCTGAGTGGATCAGACGATGCGGGCATCGTCGCGCTGGCTGCCATGCAGATGCTTTTCGCCGCATTCTGCTGCGCATCAACGGCGAATCGATTCTTTAATCATGGAATGCGAACGGGCAGCACGCACGCAGCATCCCCGCGATTCTCGGCATCGGCAGGCCCCAGACTCGCCATCATCGCGCTGTTCCTGCTGACCCCAATCAGTGTTTTCAGCACGATTTCAATCACCAAGTCGCCCGCATTCGCCTATTCCTTCGTATGGTGGATTGGCACTCTCTACGCTTTCTACCGCGCGACCCCGTTACGACGTTCCTTGCATGGCAGCGATGCCAACGCAAAGCCTGCGAATGGCAACATATCGTCAACGGCAACGGCACGCATACCACGCTCTCTGAAGATCGAACTGGCAGTCAGTTCACTGCTGATGCTGAGCACGGTGAAATATGGCGTGTATGTCGTTGTCGTTCAGCTTGTTCTCTCGCTGCTTGCTGACCGCCGTCATTGGAAGAGCTATGTGCTCTGCATGCTGGTTCCCGTTATCGCATTCGAAGCCTTGCTGATGAGTCTGGTCTCTGCAGGAGCCGTGATCCAGGGCGACCCCATCGAGGCGAAAGGCATTCAGCTACAGCAAATAGCCCGCGTTGCACAGCGAGATCCTGCGAACATTCCCGCTCAGGCGCGCCAGCAGCTCGAACCAATCCTTGATCTCGACACCATGGCCTTGCGATATAACCCGAACGATGCCGATCCGGTGAAATCGTCGGGCGGCACACACAAGCTCACCGTATACAAATGGCGAACGGTCACCGCAGCGGACATGACTCAGTTCAACAGCGCATGGCTTGCCATCGGCATGAAGAATCCGGTGCTGTACATCGATGCCTTCATGGCGGAATGCTATGGATATTTCGACGTGACTGACGTGCCCTACGTGTCGATGAACTACTACGTCAACAATGGATACGTCCAGGACTCAAGCACCTGGATCAAGAATTGGTCGCATACGTGGCGTGATAAGGTCGCGGGCTTCGCCTTTGTCTGGGGCAGGACTCCGGTGCTTGGATGGCTGACCAATGGAAACTTCTGGCTGGTGCTCTCATTGCTGCTTATCTGCATTGAATTCGCGCTCAAACGCTTCCGCGCGCTTTCGTACCAGACCACACTGCTGGTGCTGATAGGTGTGATGGTTTTCGCACCGGCCAATAACTATGACCGTCATATTCTGCCTCTGGTCTTTGTCTTCGGCTTCCTGACACTCGCTTTCGTCAAAGACACACAGGCACTGGCAGCTAGGGATGACGCTGCAAGCTCTGACGCTCTGCGGACCGCAAGGGATGGCAGACTCAGTGTGGAAACCACCGCAGCAGCGTTGCGCATCAGTCACACTCACTAAGCTGGTCACTATGAGTAGGCCAAAATCATCACGTTCCAGCGGCAATACCCTGGCAAAGGTCGCCCGTGACGCCGCTGCACTATTCAATCCTGAATTGCGCAGATCAGGGCAACGCGGTGATGAGGAGAATGCACGCGATTCGAAGAAATCCTCGAACTCTGCGCATAGTGCTGCCAAGGAAACCAAAGAATCCAAGAATCCCAAGGCTACTGGCAAACGCGCGGGCGAGCGGACGGGTAAGCGCGCCGAAAAGCGCGCCGACATCGACATTCAGGCAATGGAACAAACCGAGGACGCACAGTTTTCTGGCATGAATGCCGTCACCGTTGCAGACGATGCGCAGAAGGTTGAAAAGGCTGCCAATGACCTTCGACTCAAAACGAAGCATGATGCGCAGCCAAGACTTCCCCAAGAGGTTGAACAGGCACTGAGCAAAGCCCTGAGCCACCTCGATCATGATCTGGACTGGTACAAGAATCTGAGCGCTACCGACAAGAACCTTCTGACGCTCATCATTCGAACGGCCGTC
This Bifidobacterium sp. WK041_4_12 DNA region includes the following protein-coding sequences:
- a CDS encoding DUF6020 family protein encodes the protein MSNSRHDSKSHPRSILSILRWVCITLVCMWIALCTSVGPIYRANASITSYSWVNALIFIATLAITLGIVIAVMRWACAYQGTVNYSASTAEAQGQTSSHPKLISPLASRLRASLLCRRPTRLALRAVSRGWSKLTPWIMRFTSNRRRLFLVFVIGWLWADVTLLAAYGADIHSQINEFNLWWANLRGVKLPYLQGFTQMDIYPTAHYLWPKNPTYLTDQHNYLLTLFYGAVVAVLRKLSGSDDAGIVALAAMQMLFAAFCCASTANRFFNHGMRTGSTHAASPRFSASAGPRLAIIALFLLTPISVFSTISITKSPAFAYSFVWWIGTLYAFYRATPLRRSLHGSDANAKPANGNISSTATARIPRSLKIELAVSSLLMLSTVKYGVYVVVVQLVLSLLADRRHWKSYVLCMLVPVIAFEALLMSLVSAGAVIQGDPIEAKGIQLQQIARVAQRDPANIPAQARQQLEPILDLDTMALRYNPNDADPVKSSGGTHKLTVYKWRTVTAADMTQFNSAWLAIGMKNPVLYIDAFMAECYGYFDVTDVPYVSMNYYVNNGYVQDSSTWIKNWSHTWRDKVAGFAFVWGRTPVLGWLTNGNFWLVLSLLLICIEFALKRFRALSYQTTLLVLIGVMVFAPANNYDRHILPLVFVFGFLTLAFVKDTQALAARDDAASSDALRTARDGRLSVETTAAALRISHTH